TGTTGCTGAAAAGGAAAACACTGAGGTTTGGACTTGGTTCTTGGAGCTATTGAAGGATGATCTCAGGAATTTGAGTCCTACCAAGGTGACAATGATGAGTGATCGTCAAAAAGGATTAGAAAATGCAGTGGGAGCCATCTTTAGTGGGTGTGAGGTGAGGTATTGTGTTAGACATCTTCATGCTAACTTTAAAATTGAATATCCTGGACTTTTACTTAAGCAACTTTTGTGGGCAGCATCTAATACTACAACACAAGTTGAGTTTGCTCGAGCAATACAAGAAGTCAAGGATGTCTAGGATGGTGCTTACAATTGGCTGGAAGGGAAGAACCCTATAGAATGTAGCAAGTCACATATTTCAGAGTACTCAAAATGTGACATTTTGGTGAATAATTTGTGTGAGAGTTTCAATGCAGCCATACTTGATGCTCGCGACAAGCCAATTATAACTTTACTAGAGAAAATTAGATTTTGGTTGATGTCTCGGTTTTATAACAAAAAAGTTAAGTTGGAGAAGATGACTCAACATATGGGGAAGAGAATTGAGAAGCAAAAAGAGGTTGCAAAGAATTGTCTGGTTACTAGGTCTGACAAGTTTGAGTTTCAGGTTGAATGCAATAATGGTAGTGCCTTGGTTGTCGATTTGGAATTCAGAACTTGTACATGTAGGAGGTTTCAACTATCTGGGCTTCCTTATGGCCATGCATTAGCTACTACCTGGTTCATGGGAGGTAATGTCTACAGATTCTATAAAAAAGAATCGTTGCAAAAAGCATATGAATAGAGTGTGCATCCTATGCCTAGTCTAGATATGTGGCCTCAGACAAGACTTAACCCAATTAATCCACCACCTGAGACGAAGCTGCCTGGAAGACCTAAGAAAGCTAGGAGAAAGGAGACTGATGAACCTCCACCTAGTTCAAAGAAAGCTCGAAGAACTGGACAAGTTAAAACATGTAGCAATTGTCTGAAAATAGGGCACAAGAGAGAAACATGCAAATCTGCTAAGGTGGTTAAGGTATAAACTTTATGCTTTCTTCTCTTCCTAGATAAGTTTTATCATTGATTAAAGAATGATTTAGGATTAGTTGTTTTATCATTGTTTTGTGAATTTGGAGCTGAATATTTGTTTGTTCAACCTATTTTAGAATCGTGTGGTAAAAAAGCGAGGTCGTCCACCACTGCAAAAACCAATGGAAGCCACACTTAAAATGAAGGAAAGAAGGTTGAAACAACATGCTAAAGGAGGAACTAGTGGCACAAAGAATGCTCAACCCGATACTGTCTGACTAGAAGgagtttcatcttttgattataTTTTGAACTAGTGGCTGAATCTTGTATTTTGGTGTCTGTTATGTGTTATGCAAAGTTGGtatttggatgttgtggttgGTGGCTGTTTTTTGAGTCATGAAAGTGttatgttgaccattttaaaGTCATGTACAAATTATCTTTTGCACAGATCATATAGACTTGTTGATCATATCTGTTTTTTGAGTCATGACAGGGTCATGCTGGCCATGATATTGGTCATGTACAGATCAGATACTAAATTAGCAAAATTATATGCAGTGTTAATTcaagtatatttttttaaaataaaatattattattggacttaaataaaataaagtctAGTACTTTAGCTAAAATATactacattattattattattttcaatcaaAATGTACTAAAAATTAAGTATAGTATATTTACCTAAAATACCATGATAGGAGTGCGATTCGCTCATTCAATTATTTTATTGACTAGATATTATTATAATTAGTTGTTAGTGATCTTTTAGTTTTTGGTTGAGTTTAATGTATAGCATTGTTAAAAGACACTAACGATTTCCAACACAATCTCACATAATTGATGTAAGTTAGTATCTGTAAATTAAAAGATGTAGGACTAATACTAAATTGCACTAATAAAAATGTTTGTTGTGTCAAGTGTTATTGGACTGGGTTGTGCCCCACAGACAATAGCAATTCTCTTACATGCCTATAAAATAGAGTGATTGTAAGGGTCGCATGTGAGAATTTCATTAATAGATTGTTTGGTAGGAGTAATCTTTTGATAGTAATGGAAATCTTCAATATTTCCTTATTTGGTGTaagatttttctttttttattccgGAGAATATTATTAATGTAGAAATGAAATTACTCCATAAGATGATAATTTTAGATCATTTAAAAAAAGTGTATTCTAAATATTCTCAACAATCATAATATATTGTATTgtacatattattaatttttcaaattattgTGTAAAATTCCTATGTATAACCAAATAATATAATTGAATTGACATAACTACGAGACAATCATAATTTTCTTAATAATATTCTAGACCATATTATTTAACCACCCCTAACATTTTTTGTTAAATGGTTTACACACATTAAAGAAAAGTGGAGGGCATATTGGTCATTTCAAAGAGTCGTCTCATTCACATTCATAAGCCAGATTAACAAATACCTAAAACCCTTTCGTCCTCCATTCCTTTTCGCATCGCTAGGGCTTCCCATTTAGATTTTGCAGAGGAATAGGATCAGTTCGAATCGACTCTGACAAACGAAATTTGAAGAATTTATAAAAACTAAATGGGGAGAGAAAGAGATGTTGCTCCAGTTCCAAAGCAAGCACCACAGCAACAAGTCGCACAAATGGTGGAGCAGCTTCTCGCTGTCAATCCCTACaatcctgaaatcctttctgagCTTGAAAACTATGTCAACGAGCAGGTATTGATCTGTGAATTCCAAATTTATCTTTATGTCTGGGGAGAAAGGTTAACTGGTATTATTGTCTTCCAAATTTGAGTAATGGGCTGATTTTTGTTTTGCACTATCAGGTTTCATCGCAGACCTACAGTCTTGATGCAAATCTTTGCCTCCTTCGCCTCTATCAGGTATGTATGTTTTACAGTTTCATGCCTCTTAAATTGTCCAACTTTAGAATCTGCTGTGTTTTATGTATAAATTTTGGTGCAGTTTGAGCCAGAGAGAATGAGTAGTCAGATTGTTGCCCGCATATTGGTTAaggtctgttttttttttcttgaacctTTTTTATGATTGACATACACAAGTAATGTTCTTTTGTTTATCTATTTTATGTAGGCCCTTATGGCAATGCCCGCTCCGGATTTCGGCCTTTGTCTTTTCTTGATTCCAGAAAGAGTGGTATTATTTCGTTTCCTATCGTTCTCCACTTTTTCGTATAGTTGGTTTTGCGATATTAAAGTTGTAATTTGAGTACTGACCATTTCAAGTACTGTCGTTGACTATTAGAGTATTGAGGAGGGCATAGTTCCATTGTTCAAAACTTAGTTTTAATCCCTTGTTGCTTTCTCCTGTTGATATCAGCAAATGGAGGAGCAATTCAAGACACTAATTGTTCTATCGCACTATTTGGAGGTATGTTTGTACTCTGTTCATTGGTTCGTATGCTTTAGTGGGAACAGATATTTACGTCTTTCCTTTGCAGACGGGTAGATTCCGTCAGTTCTGGGATGAAGCAGCTAAAAGTCGTCATATTGTTGAAGTTGTGCCAGGTATGTTGAATTGTAATGGCGCACTCTTCTCATTTATTCTCTAACGGCTGTTTTTGTTAAACGCCACTGAGGCTAGCTCAGTAATGAGGGAGGAAGGGGTAAGATTGAGGTCTCAGGTTCGATATTGAATTTGGGACTTGCTTGTTTGTAGTTTATTCTGTGCACCATGTGTGCTGTGCATGCTATATAAAAAAATGGTTGGTTTTTGTTATTAGGATTTTGTTGTAAGTGATAATATGTTATTGTCTAATAACCTTTAGGATTTTATTTTTGGTTTCATGAATAAACTATTTATTGCATTATTATTAGCATTCCCTGTTTGACAAATATTTTCTTTGGCTAAACATGGGAGACTATGTTCATTTATTTGGGTACAATAATGTTTCGAGAGAATCACTGTTATTTACTGGACACTGGACTGGACTACAACTGTGTACTGTTACTACATCTGCAATTTAAAGTTTATTTGCGGTTATATTGGTCATGGGACATTTTTTGATCAACTATTGGTAACTTAATGCTTCTTATTGATATATCTCTCCAAGTGTTAATAACGTACATGTGTTATCGTAGCTTGTGAGTTTCCCTTCTCTTGTAGAAATGCATCTGCTTCTGGCTTGCTGTTATGATTCTGTTGTCTTTTCTAAGTTTTCTATATTTCGTATGTAGTTATTTTCTATCTGCAGTAAGTTTTCTATATTTCGTGTGTGTGTGAGTCCTTCATCTTATGCTCTAGCTATCGTAGCTTGTGAGTTTCCCTTCTCTTATAGAAATGTATCTGCTTCTCGTTTGCTGTTATGATTCTGTTGTCTTTTCTAAGTTTTCTATATTTCATATGTAGTTATTTGCTCTCTGCAGAAAGGCTAACAAGTCCAATTAATATTGCAGGTTTTGAGCAAGCAATTCAAGACTACGCAATTCATGTCCTTTCCTTGACTTATCAGAAGGTCCCTAGATCTGTGCTTGCTGAGGTAGCGTTTTCTCATACTTAAGATTATGTATCAAAAATGCATAAATTATGTATAGGATGGTGTTATTATTCTGGTTATACGTAAAGATTCTTTGATTTGCATATGAAGTACAGTTTTTTATTCTTTGTTCAGCTTACTCTTGGTCAGAACTCAGTAAACTTTTGGTAGAATTTGTAATCTGGGATTGATGTGTTTGTTGCAGGCCATCAACATCGAAGGTCTGAGCCTTGACAAATTTCTTGAGCAGCATGTAGCCAATAGTGGTTGGATACTAGAGAAGGGTCATGCTCGGGGCCAGCTCATTGTCCTTCCCCGCAATGAATTCAACCATCCAGAACTTAAGAAAAACAGTGCTGATGCCATTCCTTTGGACCATGTTACCCGCATCTTACCCATCCTTGGTTGATCTTTTTTCATCTGGGTGGTCTAGCTTTTCTTTTATCTTTCATTTTCTTGAGATTTCAGCAATCTTTTTGGATTCTATAGATCAATTATGGTGCTATCTTAACAACTCATTTTTCCTAATGCATCATTTTTTCGGTTCCTGTTTttcatttagtaaaataatctttAGAAGCACGCAACTTTAGGTTCTCTGTTGGATTTGCGGTCCCACCTCCCTCTTTTTTGAGTTTGATGTTTCAAACGTTAACAACTTGATCCGAGTTTACTAATCAGACTAATTTATCATGTAAAAGCTAAGATTAAAAAGGTCACATTTCATTGCAAAAGGTGACAAATTAGTTGGAGCTATATTTTagcaatttatttttttaaaaaatgcttCTCTGATGGTCTGTTATAACATGCTAAAAATATGTACGTGTTAACTATGGCACAACAGTAAATAACCATTTATTAATTGGactttaaaaattttaatttatttaatgtcaaaattaattagaatatatttttatatattttcaataaatttcgaatgaacatttattttcattgaaaatGATCTTGGAGTTCTATTGTCGGTATTAATTGAGTTCAATCAAATAAGAGAACTCTCAATAGATATATTAACTATTTCTTTTAAATATATCaatccatttttttttctattttatataATTACTATTACAATAAACCGTACATCACTTTTTAAATACAGAATTTGGGAACTTTGGTAGCCCCATGAAAAAGAGATTATTGGAATGCAAGCTATAAAAATCAACACACCGATAGTCcctttttcaggagaagggttgAGATATCTTCAGATGAAATCTTTATCAACAATTCTTTATATTTTGAAAGaaaatgtatttcaaaatatCCATTAGTATTTTAAACAAAGTGCTCTAATAAACCGTGGAACGTCtacaatagtaaaaaaaaaacaaagttaaaagTCTTGCAAATTGAAGATTAAACAAATACAATATCCCTATAGCGTGTATCGAACAAATTTGAGAAACACGACCTTGTCAGGACATATATTTCACAAGGACACTGGAGTAGTATGACTTAAGAGTTGAGTATTAAGCTATCGTTACCAATTATAGAaaagtaatataatgatataAAGGaaacctttttcttttctttttcactaGTCATGGAAGTCACCAGTACCTCTCCTGTATAAAAAAAAATGGATGATGGAAGCCGAGAATGACATCCATCTCAAGATTTGAAACACTTGAAAAAGTTAAGATATTGCATATCATGTTCACGTGTAGGCAATTGAAAAAGTAAGATATTGAGACAGCAAAGCAAAAAGCGGGGTAGGGAAAGGGGAACAACACGTTAATCAACAGTCATAGTTAATCTGGACATATCCCTGAACAGCGAACTAACAAAAGCAAAAATACTCGTCAAGTTTTTGAATGATTGAATGACGCTCAACAAGTCATAAGAGTAGACTAAAAATTTGAGGCCCCTAGGTCTTCATAGCTCAAAAGCTCAATTCTACACCACATCCCTTGTAGACGCTAGGCCCCCATCGTTAGCACCCACCCCTCACCATGAATTAGGATTAAAGCAATATAAAGAATCATTGACCTGAAATTCTAAAAGTTGAGCTCTGGCGAATACGGTGAAAAATATTTACAGTGATTAAGAAAACCTAGTCACCACCAACTAAGGGAAGGAAAAACTCCTAAAAaggggaagaagaaaaaaaatgtaactGTAAACTATTTACTCTTCTGTACTTTTTGTATCGGTTCCGACTGATGTTTTTCACGATGAAATCAATCATGTTATAACTCATACATGTGAGCCAGGATCATTGCTTCTAGAAAGCATACTCTCAAAAGAATGCCAGTCCCTTGAGATGTCATTCTTCCTCTGTTCATGTGCGATGATGCATGCTATAGTTTCTTATCCGTTGATCATCGATTGGCATTTCCCGAACAGATTGAATCCAATGAAAGAGAAAGGTAGCGCGAAAATGGTGcggtttggaaaaaaaaaatgagctAGACTTTAATGGCACAGTGTCTCTCCAAAGTCGACCCAATGAACAAAGCTATCTGAATATTCCTCAAGAACATTGGAACTCCGTCCATAGACCACATCTGTTTCTGCTTCTGTTCGTTCTCTCTCCTACACATAAAATGGAGAAAGTAAGTATAgccatatttcttttttttttgtctcttGTATGCGCTCGAATATAGTTTCAATTATAAAAATCTGAACACAATTAAGGGATGATGTCTGTATTATAACAAACCTAATCTCAAGAATTTACTGAAACCTATTGATGAGGTACTCGTTGCTCTGTCACAAGTTAGCTCTATCACAAGTTATAACCATAAATCATGGGGCCAAAGTAGTAAATATCATTCTACAACAAGAAAACTAGATATCCCAAGAACAAATTAACAATATTACAATATCATGGCTCCTAAAACAATTTCGCAAACAAAAACAGGACCATTGAAAACAAAACAATCACAAATCAGAAGTTTCGTAAGTACAATACTTATAAATTCAACAATCAACACTTGtaaagttaatttttttaatctaaaCTATACAAAACATGAATTTTACAGCAACCTTGAGCCATTAATTTCAAGAATAGCCTCCAATCAATAACACTATTGAAAAAAAGAACTCCTGCAGTATCGTTTAAAAATATTATCGGCCAATCATTGTAATTTATGAGCCAACCAGCCCCAATTTACCATTTAACTAGTTATCTCGATGCAAAATCACAATGTAATTACTAATATTGTTCAATATAGTAGCTTAAGTACTGACCTTTGAGGTGGATCCACATTCACTTGTGGATGGGGTAGATTCTCCCATTATTCCATTGATGACATTCTCAGATGATAGTCCCTCAACTGGAGAGCTTGCGAGTAGTGATGACCTATACATGTTATATATCCAGTTATACATTTCAGAATGACAAGAAACAACCCTCCCAAAATTAATCCATCCACGTGTATTTTTTCTGTCCtccaaaggaaaaatatatatataatcagagAAAATAAAATCAACCTATACTCATGTTTATAATTGAGCTTAAATCTTAACGTTTGGGATTTTCTATTTATCCTAAACCTAAACACCATCAATAAATTATTTCCAAGAACATAATAGAAGATTACCTCTCATATGGCTCTTCTTCACATGAATTCCCAGAAGAAGATAGCCAGTCCAGGTCAAGAAAGTTTGACCAG
This genomic interval from Humulus lupulus chromosome 8, drHumLupu1.1, whole genome shotgun sequence contains the following:
- the LOC133797354 gene encoding eukaryotic translation initiation factor 3 subunit K, with the protein product MGRERDVAPVPKQAPQQQVAQMVEQLLAVNPYNPEILSELENYVNEQVSSQTYSLDANLCLLRLYQFEPERMSSQIVARILVKALMAMPAPDFGLCLFLIPERVQMEEQFKTLIVLSHYLETGRFRQFWDEAAKSRHIVEVVPGFEQAIQDYAIHVLSLTYQKVPRSVLAEAINIEGLSLDKFLEQHVANSGWILEKGHARGQLIVLPRNEFNHPELKKNSADAIPLDHVTRILPILG